ATTCATTGCGCTCGCTGGGACGCACGGTTCTGATGAAGAACCAGGCCCTGAACAGTTGGACGAGTCCGGCTCTTCCTGTGACTGTCGGGGTTGCCGGCGGCACGTGGATGTGGATGCTGGATTATCCTGCTGTGGCCGGCAAGGCGGGGGTTCTGACGGTGCGCGTGCTTTGGCATCAAGGCTCCACCCCGCATCAGATCGAATTGCAAGGAGCGATGCCATGAAAAAGGGACTCACCCTGATCGAGCTGCTCATCGCGCTGTTTTTGGCTGGCTTGGTGGTGGGTTTTGCCGTTAGCATCCTACGGGACGAAAACTCCAACATGATCCACATCCGCTCCCGCGTACAATCCCAGACCGCAGCCCGCGATGGCCTGAAGATTTTGGAATCGGAACTGCGCGCCGCTGGGTTCGGGGTGACCATGAACATCTCCACAGCTCCCACTCGGCCGTTGGAAATGCTTTCTGTGAAACCCGCGTGCACAGAAGCCATCGATGTCCTCCGTCAATCTTCCATCGTGGCCATGGATGGGAACTCGGGCGGAAACGACACCCTGGACCTCGCCTTCCCGACCAAGGTGGATGCCACCACTGGAGCCACCTGCTTTTCGACCCGATGGACGCGCTATGTGGTGGTGAACGGCGAGCTGATGCGTTACGAAGGAGCCACGCGATCGTCGCTGAATTCAAAGCCCAACGCGACGATGGTGGGAAAGAAT
This DNA window, taken from Fibrobacterota bacterium, encodes the following:
- a CDS encoding type II secretion system protein produces the protein MRTRGFTILEVLVAIVLLGIVVTGLTPMFRGAKSSQVSSYAVEQGSQFAESRIDSLRSLGRTVLMKNQALNSWTSPALPVTVGVAGGTWMWMLDYPAVAGKAGVLTVRVLWHQGSTPHQIELQGAMP